A stretch of the Arachis stenosperma cultivar V10309 chromosome 6, arast.V10309.gnm1.PFL2, whole genome shotgun sequence genome encodes the following:
- the LOC130933779 gene encoding uncharacterized protein LOC130933779: MAKYELPLPIIPDELLQEIFLRSSAKAVGRCMCLNKFWYRQLRQPETCIHHMRRQKVLDQHVLFHVGYSLLLMDSDSLYIVNAASGEEVNVQHPFGVGVHGWFRIVGVSNENICFKFSRERDDTRLLVWNPTTQCSREISDPHRDHGRSFFPVYGFGHVPNSDAYTVIHMCKRDIADAYVFFSRYCSRRSTWFHCVDCLPGVEKIDPNSVFNNGQAYWITGTGDSYATPKSVYVTVLKMNHLARCLSL; the protein is encoded by the coding sequence ATGGCTAAATACGAACTTCCCTTGCCGATTATTCCGGATGAACTGCTACAAGAAATCTTCCTGCGTAGTAGTGCCAAAGCTGTAGGGAGATGTATGTGCTTGAATAAATTCTGGTACCGACAGCTACGCCAACCAGAGACATGCATACACCACATGCGAAGGCAGAAAGTGTTAGATCAACATGTTTTGTTTCATGTTGGATACTCACTACTGTTAATGGATTCCGATTCACTATATATAGTGAATGCTGCTTCTGGAGAAGAGGTGAATGTTCAGCATCCTTTCGGAGTTGGCGTCCATGGGTGGTTTCGTATTGTCGGAGTGTCAAACGAGAACATATGTTTCAAGTTCTCTCGTGAACGAGACGACACAAGACTTTTGGTATGGAATCCGACAACACAATGCTCTAGAGAAATTTCCGACCCCCACAGGGACCACGGTAGATCGTTTTTCCCAGTATATGGTTTCGGTCATGTTCCAAACTCAGATGCATACACAGTCATACATATGTGCAAAAGGGACATAGCTGATGCCTACGTTTTTTTCTCTAGATATTGTTCAAGGCGTTCTACATGGTTTCACTGCGTTGATTGTCTCCCTGGTGTAGAAAAAATTGACCCTAACTCTGTTTTTAATAATGGTCAGGCGTATTGGATAACTGGTACAGGAGATAGCTATGCTACACCCAAGTCTGTTTATGTTACAGTGTTGAAGATGAATCATTTAGCGAGGTGTCTATCCCTGTAG